One part of the Streptomyces lienomycini genome encodes these proteins:
- the panB gene encoding 3-methyl-2-oxobutanoate hydroxymethyltransferase, with amino-acid sequence MTQLSAAQTPQRKPAEGNRALYGGKTNRRITVRDITTAKERGEKWPMLTAYDAMTASVFDESGIPVMLVGDSAGNCHLGYETTVPVTLDEMTMLSAAVVRGTSRALIVGDLPFGSYQEGPVQALRSATRLVKEAGVGAVKLEGGERSHRQIELLVESGIPVMAHIGLTPQSVNSMGYRVQGRGEEAAQQLLRDAKAVQDAGAFAVVLELVPAELAAEVTRTLHIPTVGIGAGPDTDAQVLVWTDMLGLTGGRMPKFVKQYADLRKVMGDAAKAYAEDVVGGTYPQDEHSVH; translated from the coding sequence ATGACGCAGCTTTCGGCTGCCCAGACGCCGCAGCGCAAGCCCGCCGAGGGGAACAGGGCGCTGTACGGGGGCAAGACCAACCGCCGTATCACCGTCCGGGACATCACCACCGCCAAGGAGCGCGGCGAGAAGTGGCCCATGCTCACCGCGTACGACGCGATGACCGCGTCCGTCTTCGACGAGTCCGGCATCCCGGTGATGCTCGTCGGCGACTCCGCGGGCAACTGCCACCTCGGCTACGAGACCACCGTGCCGGTCACGCTGGACGAGATGACGATGCTCTCGGCCGCGGTCGTACGGGGCACCAGTCGCGCCCTGATCGTGGGCGACCTGCCCTTCGGTTCCTACCAGGAGGGCCCGGTGCAGGCGCTGCGCTCGGCGACCCGGCTGGTCAAGGAGGCCGGCGTCGGGGCGGTCAAGCTGGAGGGCGGCGAGCGCTCGCACCGGCAGATCGAACTGCTGGTGGAGTCCGGCATCCCGGTGATGGCGCACATCGGCCTCACCCCGCAGTCCGTCAACTCCATGGGCTACCGCGTCCAGGGCCGCGGCGAGGAGGCGGCCCAGCAGCTGCTGCGCGACGCCAAGGCCGTGCAGGACGCGGGCGCCTTCGCGGTCGTACTGGAGCTGGTGCCGGCCGAGCTGGCCGCCGAGGTGACGCGGACGCTGCACATCCCCACGGTCGGGATCGGCGCGGGCCCGGACACGGACGCCCAGGTGCTGGTGTGGACCGACATGCTCGGGCTGACCGGCGGCCGGATGCCGAAGTTCGTCAAGCAGTACGCCGACCTGCGCAAGGTCATGGGCGACGCCGCGAAGGCGTACGCCGAGGACGTCGTCGGCGGAACGTACCCCCAGGACGAGCACTCGGTGCACTAG